ATTTCCACAATATGCGACGCAGGCAGTTTTTGGTGGCCTGAGAGTTTTCTTTCTCGGTTGAATACTGGACCGTATTTCATTTGGGTGCTTTTCAATGCAGACAAAGTGAGGATTGAAgttgttggagagtcagagttgaaaagtgtggcgctggaaaagcacagcagatcaggcagcatccgagaagcaggagagttggtgttttgggcataagcccttcatcttgacATTGAACGTTTCTCTCTGCTGAACTCTACCCACTTGATTCCACATCTTcagttaaagaaaaaaataccCACATTTGCTTGTCTATGCTACCAGTCAACCAAAGTTTAATAATTTCCCATCCAATTTAGAAAATTGGTAATATATATCCCTCACTCCACAAAACCTGGCCAGTTAGTTCCATGAAATGTTTAGCAGATTTTCTCATGAATACTGACATGACACAGAAGATATTACACCAAATATAAATTTTGATGTCAATTACATCTATGATGTTCTAGTCAGTTTCAATACATTCATTCATGTACCTGATCTAGACAGTGGTTCCTTAGGTAACGCATGGCTTGCTGAATGCTCTGAGGGAGAGGCTGTCCTGTCCTCTGTACATGAACTACCAAAGGCACACCAAAGACATTCTTGTCTTTGTAGTCAGGTACTTTCACTCTCTTCATGAATTTGGGCACAGACCTGCAAGAAACCATGTGACGTTGCTTACTAAAGATGACATGGTCCACTTAAGCACAACATGACAGAAATACAGTGCACCCTGCTTATTGTTGAAAATAATGTCAAATGTTAACTTAAAAATATACCACAAATACatgatttaaagaaataaaaaacatgttttttgattggatttgatttattgtagtcatatgtacctaagtacagtaaaaacccttgctttttaaaaaagctttttttttgtaatctgaGAATAATCACTTCCTGTCAGCGATTGTTATTATTGCAGAGAAGTCAGGAAACCAACTTATGAAGTCTACATTCTAAATTATAGTTGAGCAAGAACTACACAAAAAGCTTTTCCAATTCACCAGACTATTACTGATTCATGAACATTGATCAGACTGGACATGATTGGAATGAAATCGCTTCAAAACataaaaagaaattaatttaCATGAGCTATTCTAACATACCATCCTGCTGCCTGAAATCTACGAATATGACTGTCACTGAAGAACAgcaagaggtcattcagccaactgagcctCTTCATTTAATTAGATAATGCTCCTTGTATTATAACACCAATTTAAAATCGGCCTGGATCGAGGAGTTGGCATTAAAGAGAAAACAATCATGGTGGTTTAGCACTCCAATCATGACCAATGGAAGCAATTATAACTTATAGGTTGCATAACGAGATAATTTTAGACAGCAGATTTTTAGAATGCTTTCAGCAAGTTGAATTCATATACTTCATGATAGCTCAAGGTGCTTCACAAGAATGAATTATTAAACAAATGTATAGACTAAGACAAATAAGGCTAGATGACGAAAAACTTAAAGAGTTAGGTTGTAAGaagttaatagctccttgaaagtggaatcgcaggtagataggatagtgaaggtggcgtttggtatgctttcttttattggtcagagtattgtatgaggggcatggataggataaatagacaaagtcttttccctggggtcggggagtccagaaccctaagcataggcttagggtgagaggggaaaaatatttaaaaaagagacctaaggggcaactttttctcacagagggtggtacatgtatggaatcagctgccagaggaaatggtggaggccggtacaattgcaacattcaagaggcatttggatggatgtatgaataggaagggtttggagggatatgggccgggtgctggcaggtgggactagattgggttgggatatctggtcggcatggatgggttgaaccgaaggatctgtttccatgctgtacatctctaagactctatgattaTCTAAAAAGATGGAATAATAAGAGGAGGAGGATAGGTTTAAGGAGCCAAACTTCTATCATTGGCAACTGAAAGCAAGCCACCAATGGTAGATTGTGGAAAAAGCATGGATAAGAAAGAGGACAGAATTTGAGGAAGTCAGATACTTATGGGAGAATACATGGCTCTTAATTATCACCAATCTTGTGCTATTTACATAGGTTAAAATGTGTTGAGAACGTGAGAAGGTGACAtctctgactggccagcatttatttctgttCCTTGTAGCCTCCTATTGCTTCTGGCAGGGGCACCTGCACtccccattgaaccagggttgctCCCCTAGTTTAATGGTAATGGTAGAATCGGGGACATGCCAGAccataagtttgcagattgtgttggagtacaaccTGATGTCTAACAGCGCCTCACGGATGCCCggtcttgagttgctggatctgtttgaaatccATCCTATTTAGCATTGTGATACTGCCACAGAATacaatggaggatattctcaatgcgAAGGTGGGGttttatctccacaaggactgtacagTGATCATGCTTTGCTGTTGATCAAATCAATATGACCAGCTTCCAAAGGAAATGGGACAGCATTCTTTTCCAGGTTAATGATTTAATTTGACATCTCTAATAACCTAGTCAAAGAGACTCACGCATTATCGTAAACACTAACGCTGCTTGATGACAGGTATAGGTGAACACTGACTTAGTTCGACAGGATGTGAAAAGTGGAGATAGATTTCCACcttttacaggtcaatgcacaaAGTATTTGCCTGAGCAAAGAAACATTCCAGGCTCTCACAGACATTGTCTTTATTTCAACCTTTGCAGACTCAATTAAGCAGCAATATCTTGCAAGTGTTGTTTTAAACTTTAAATGTTGCTGTGTGACTCATGGGTGAACAGAGAAAAAGATAACAGTATTTCCTTTAATAAATCAGGAGATCGCCAAGTGAAATCTCCAGAAAGTCTGTGAACACTGGAAAATTGGATAAATTTTAGAAAATCTTGGAAATACTCAATACTCAacagcatcatctgtggagagaacatcAGAtttaatctggaataaaaaagtAATCTTAATTATGACAATATAGCAatgccagtaacacccacaacCCCCCCCCGCCGCCATGAACATTTACTAATCAATGAGAGATCTGAGCAGTCCTCGATGTTGGCCTTTGTGTCTCAATTTGAGGGCAGCCTGGAGGTTGTTTTCTTGGTTCACCTCACGGTGATGGCAAAAAGGGAAACAAGCAAAAGATCAAGTACTGCATTAAATATAGGTAAATTATGCCTCTTATTTGTACTTACTGAAAAGGCAAACAAAAGTTGTGCTCAGAAGAATGCGCAACTTCCTACCCGCCATTTTAGAATTCTAGGATTCCAAAATAGACTCTAGACAATCCCATTTAACCATTTAGTGTGGCAAGGGGAGgttctaattattttaaaaatgacagaattTCATCCACTTCTGATCCCTAGCAACGACCAACTTTTCAATTTAGAAAACATGACAAAGACGGTTTGTGGTTTCACTGCTCTCAGACTCAAAAGATAACTCACCAGGTCCACCCATGTTTGTTTGATGGTGAATATTTCTCCATTATTGCTGTGAGTCGAAGGAGGGAAAACTTCTGCAGCAAGTTGAGCTGAGCTGCTGACTGATTGCTGATCTGTAGTGAAGCTAAAGTGAGGCTAAGTCGATGTGAAATCTGGAAACTGTGCCACCGTAACCTTTGACGTCTATGAATATTGAAAAAGTattaaaaatagaattaaaaagCTAAGTGCAGCCACATATAATTTGGAAACTTTACATCGTAAAAAGGAAAAATCGAATCATTAACCATTTATTGTTTACTATTTATGCATCATTAATTTGCTGCACTATAAGTATTATGCCACAGCATTGCATTGGCAGTAGAATTTAGCTGAAACTCCCtgctttttgaaataaaaaaatccaaAACAACTGATCTCGAACCTTTGTAGTGGTGCGAATAATATTCTGGAGGTGTGTTCATGCACACAGGTTTGCATATTGCGCTGATAATAAGATCAATCTAGTATTCAAAGAATGTAGGAGTGAAGAGCCTAACTTGAGTTTTACTCCCACGGGTGAATAGAGGGAGATTCAAGGCATGTAATCAACTAAAGCGAGAGCACAGTAATCATTATCGTAACCATCTTGAAAGATGCACAATTTTAGAAAACAATAATGGCCTGTTGGAACGCTTCAATTAGTAACCATGTAAAAAAGAATAATGATGATCAAAGTTACAGTGGGAACCCATACATTCATAAACAGTGCCCCTTTAACTATAAAACACAGCATCACCAAGATAAGTGCAGACGCCCATGACAGGATATACCGAGGACAAAGCTGCAGGTGGCCACAGATTATTGCCTGTAATTCACTGCACATTAAGCCACAGCCGATTCTTCATTGCACCCAATGTTGGGTCATGAGTTGAAATGACATGGAACCTTACAGGAATCAGACTAGTAAGAGAAGAGTACAGTAGACCTTGTGTGTAAGAACAGTGGTACAAAATGGCATAGACCTTAGTATCGAATCAGTGATACATGGTGTCATACAAACTCATGAGACATTAGGTCAGTGATGCAAAGTAACACAGAACCAGACAGGACATCAGACTGTCGATGCAGAAGCACACAATCTCAAAGCTTTAGATGCATTACAAAAGAAAATAGTCACCTTGGTCCGAATACAGAAGCATTTGAAAATCCAAAAGTTACTGCTTTCAGGTAACTCCCATATTAATCATCAATTGTCAACCCCCTTTACCAGAGGGAAAAACAGCAACACAGTAGCTTAAGTAGTAACTTGTTGCAAACCAATTTTTCCTCTTTACTTCTCATGACTAGGGTGATAAATTTGACACACTGCTTTCACAATTGGTCAGGTCATAAAATTACTatgtattacaaaaaaaaatgacggtaagaaataggaataggttATTCAAATCAACAAGTTGCACTGCCATTTCAGAGGTTCATCGTTGATCTGACTCTACCTCAACATCATCCTTAAAATAATGAATTTCGTCAAAACATCACTAGGCTGTACCAATAGCAAATAAGTGGAAGCAGCCCAATTCAACAAGGGAAACTGCAATTGAGAAACCTGATTGAATTTATTTGTGAAAGTGACGTATGTGGTGGATGAAATAGGCTTGAGATAAGAGACTATTCAAAAAAGGTTAAGTTTATGAATTTCTCATCAATAACTACTTTTCAAAATCTCTAaccaaggttcccaatgggaaaACGTGACTCACTTATATCCCTTGGTCTTTGTAAATTACTTCCATACTAAGGTTTGGAAATAAAAGTGCCCAAACCAACATTGGTGGTCCTTAAAATACAATTATCTGGACAACTTCAACAATCAAAAGACAACATACAGGTTTGAATCTGTTTAAATGGAAATGATTGAGCCTCTTGAAAGGTACATTTGGTTTATATATTTCGTCTGCACTTTGCTCGGCGATGATGCATTTTGTAGTTAAAGAGGcaccatttataaaaataatttctttacctattttaaaattattccagCATCAACTACTGGGGTGGATGATGGGGAATCAAGTACAGCGTTGAGTTTGCACTCTCCCCTATTTTATTCTCTATCAAAGCTGATGGGGATTGAAATGTAAAATCAATGTTCTATGTGATTGGTAGATTCTAGTCTGTTGAGTCAAGTTAAAATGTACTCAATTTCCATCTATTTTATTAAAGGTACTTTTTTGTCCCCCCAAATCAACCACCCACAAATATAGTTCTAAGTGGACAAAATCATCAATATGATCAATTGTTGCATCTATTGACAGTTTATTTGAATGCCAGACTAAAGCTGTATGATTTGgtcattttttttcctgcaaGTCTCAGGTTTATTACCAAATTGAAAAGAAAGCTCTAGCTTTTTGCTTTGGATTCCCAAATGATATAACAATTTTCATTCTAATGAAGGAAAATCTATTTAAAGATACAAAGAATGATTAGCTGCTTCAAGAAGTACTCCCTTATGCGCACAGCAATCATGTCCACATTAATAAACCAGTTAAATGTGCTAGGTGGTCTAAATTGCTATTAGAAAGCAGATTGTAAGAGAATGTTAACTGGGAAAACCAATTGGCTGTCTTATTGACATCTCAGCTCTGGATTAGTTATATGCATTGATTTTTCTGCATAGTCAATAAATgaattgacacacacacacacacaaaaaatcaAGACTCACTTTTCGTTTGTACCAGCAATTTTCATCTTCCCAGCTGGAATAAGCCAGAATAACATTTTGGCTACTAACCTGCTAGGTCTGGTTAAAGATGCCCCTACCCCAGAGTCCCTGCGGTCTCTTAGTCCAACAGCTTCAGATTCATTCAGGGATTGACCATCTCGATCAAGGTCACTGGGTGTAGTCTGACCATCTGACATAGAATGCCTTTCAAAGTCAAGCATTATTTGATTGGACGTGTGGAATTGGCGTTCACAGACAGAGAGCTCATCATCCTGTATTTCAGGTAACACGTTTCTTGACCAGTGGTCTACAATCTGTTGCAGTCCATTCACATGCTGTAAGATATCATCTAAGTGAGGAAAAATATCTTCTTTTTCCAAGTCCATCAAATCACCAGTGCTGGCATATAAATGGGATCCAGGTACGTTGTCATAGATGCTGATCCTGCTTCCTTTTGGATAGCAATTCTTGGGTTTGTTAATGTTGCATTTCTGTTTTCCAAGAGAGATGCTTCCAGTTCGCCAGTTTACAGGATTGTAGTTGTCAGTCGGAGAAAGGCTTTCAATGGAGAGTGCCTTTGGAAAAGTGCCTGGTTTGTGATCCTTTGGAATGTGAACAACAAGGTTTTCTTGGGAACGAAATTCATTTCTACGATTCTGATCTGCCACTTGCTTTGTTGTTGTTCCTGACATGAAATCTATGTCTTCAAGGTACATGCCACTACGTTTGTTGGTAAAACGTCTCTTCCGTGATTTTAAACATGGTGTACTTACAGCGCTGCTGCTGGTTTCCGAGTGGCTATCACTACTGGATTGAGCCAATGATGAAAATCCACTTTTGGTTGTATCTTTTGCTAAATTACTTAAGCTTCCATTGACTATCTCGATACATTGCATGGTCCTTAGTGACTCAGGCTCTTGTTGCAATACAGGTGAGCTAATAACCAATGGTCCAGATCGCATCGTTCCCTTGAATTTATGAGAAGTTCTTGGTCTCAATGTTTCCATACGCTTTAGAAGATTCTTAGCCTTTGCTTTTGCGCTTTCAGTTTTTAGACCAAAACTATAGTTTGTAAGATCTTTTGGAGTCTGAGACAATGAGCTATTCAGTAAGGTGGAATCTGGCATTACTGCGGGTTCAGCACAGTTTAGAAGAGATCTCTCTGGATGTTCTGTGGTTGCACAGTTTCTTTCTACAGTTCTACCAGCTGAACTCCTGCTATCACTTCCTCCACTGCTTTCACTGTGAATGGAGGAGACTTCAGGCTCACTGAGATCAGTGAGGACACTTTCACTGCTAGTtgtattttttaactttgtgccaCCTGCAGAAAGCTGACTGTCTTGCCTGGGAAACAGCACATCAATGTCATCCAGTCGGGACCACCTCTTACTGCTTCTTTGAAAAGTCCATTTATCGCTAATTGCGCACAAGTCATCTTCATCAGAATCCTCACTCTGAAAGAGCAAATACAATCGTTACATTTTTTTCATATTTGACAGAACAGAATAAACAAGTTACAGAAACTATGCACTTCACTGCCTTCTTCTCTTTTGTTATGCTGTAAGATTGAGCAAGATAAGAATGTTATCGGAGGTTTTATCAGATGTTGTGCACACAGGAAGTTGTAATAAAGTAGTGTCTTAGGAAACAAGCTAAAACGAACATACTTGCATAAAGACCTCTGTGGCATTGACAATTCTTCAGCATTCTATTTAGTAGACAGTCAGTAGATCCACAGACAAAGTCAGTTCAAATAGAGGCACCAGgagtttgaaaaaaaagtgaactgGAAAATGccatctctggaaaaaaaaagcaatgatgtagaggtgctggtgttggactggggtggacaaagtttaaaatcacacaacaccaggatatagtccatgaaggagcattgctccgaaggctagtacttccaaataaacctgtggtcTAGAATCTGGTgttggtgatttttaactaaaaaaaaCACGAGTGAACTCCCAAACCCTCCCTTGCCTGGGACCGGGTTATATAATAGCCAGAACCTAGACTTCTAGAAAAAAGGTGGAGGGGGCCACAGCCCCAGAGTTATGAGCCAGCAAAGATGGGAATGGGGGGCAATACAGGGTTCCAAAGCCAGGAACTGTGCTGAGGCCTGTGATTCCTGTCTCTGTCCTTGCCCCTACCATATTGCCTCTCCACTCTCAAACTTTGGCTCATACAGGGCAACTCTTACTTCACAGGATTATCATGGTGTAGAGGCCATTGGCCCATTATATGTGCACCAGCTCTGAGTGAGCGTTATAACTTGgcgtcattctcctgcctttcctaAATAGGGTTgattattatttaatttttttttttagaaatcatGCAGTGTCCTCTGGAATGCCCTATCAACTCTGCTTTAGCACAActcagcaacacattccagacaccaatactctgtgtaaaaagtttcTTCCCGCATCGTATTTGCTTTTCTCGTAGGTTACCTTTTGTCTGTTGCCTTTTGAGAGAGGAAACAACTTCTCCTGCCATCTACTCAGTTCAAACCCCTCATTTTGAAAGCTAGTGTCAAATTTCCTCTTCATTTTCTCCTCCACAGGTAGAATTTCCAAGAAGTATTACTTTCTAATTCTTGGACTGACTATTTTCTTCACAGTTTGTGCTTCACTGGAAAAGGGATTGGTATCAGGAGGAATTTTGCAAGTTACTTGCCAACTGATCTCCTGTGAAGTCCCAATTTTCACTGCTCCATTATTGTGTCTTCAGCTGCCTAAGTCTGCAAGCGTCCCTTTAAGCCCCCCATAACTCTACTTTGCCCTCTTTCTC
This window of the Chiloscyllium plagiosum isolate BGI_BamShark_2017 unplaced genomic scaffold, ASM401019v2 scaf_967, whole genome shotgun sequence genome carries:
- the LOC122547301 gene encoding stAR-related lipid transfer protein 13-like, producing MQSEDSDEDDLCAISDKWTFQRSSKRWSRLDDIDVLFPRQDSQLSAGGTKLKNTTSSESVLTDLSEPEVSSIHSESSGGSDSRSSAGRTVERNCATTEHPERSLLNCAEPAVMPDSTLLNSSLSQTPKDLTNYSFGLKTESAKAKAKNLLKRMETLRPRTSHKFKGTMRSGPLVISSPVLQQEPESLRTMQCIEIVNGSLSNLAKDTTKSGFSSLAQSSSDSHSETSSSAVSTPCLKSRKRRFTNKRSGMYLEDIDFMSGTTTKQVADQNRRNEFRSQENLVVHIPKDHKPGTFPKALSIESLSPTDNYNPVNWRTGSISLGKQKCNINKPKNCYPKGSRISIYDNVPGSHLYASTGDLMDLEKEDIFPHLDDILQHVNGLQQIVDHWSRNVLPEIQDDELSVCERQFHTSNQIMLDFERHSMSDGQTTPSDLDRDGQSLNESEAVGLRDRRDSGVGASLTRPSRRQRLRWHSFQISHRLSLTLASLQISNQSAAQLNLLQKFSLLRLTAIMEKYSPSNKHGWTWSVPKFMKRVKVPDYKDKNVFGVPLVVHVQRTGQPLPQSIQQAMRYLRNHCLDQVGLFRKSGAKSRIQALRQMNEASPDNVSYEDQCAYDVADMLKQFFRDLPDPLLSSKLGETFLHIYQYVPREQRLQAVQAASMLMSDENREVLQTLLCFLSDVTSVTENQMTPMNLAVCLAPSLFHLNLIKKGSSSPR